The Sphingobacterium lactis sequence AGAACCTTCAAAATAAGGATGTGTACAAAGAAGGGTATGCCATCCGGAACAACAGCACCTATGGGGAAAAGGGAATCAACGTGAATTTTATCCAACCAGAAGGTGATGGCTATTTTGTCCGTACGTTCGAACGGGGTGTCGAGGATGAAACCTATGCCTGTGGTACGGGAGCTGTCGCATCGGCGATGACCGTAGCCTTGGCGTCAGGAAAGGATGGTGATTTCACGATTCCAATCCGAGTAGTGGGTGGCCAACTGCATATTACATTCCATAAAAACGGAAATCATTTCTCGAAAGTTTACCTCTCGGGACCTGCCGAACAGGTATTTGTAGGAAAAACAGTTATTTCACAATAAATTAACCTGTTTTCGCTTGGAGAAAGCACGCCAATAGCCGTATATTAGTAGCTTTTTCAGCAGAGTCTATTCAATGCAACAGGTTGATACTAATTCTTCATATCGCTTAGTTTATTCTTTAGGGAAACACCCCTATTTAGGCTACCTGATTGAGCCCCATATCGTCCAGCTCAACCAGAATGGCTCCTATTCCCTATCCTATAAGCGTGTATTTAGCAATACGGTTGACCAATTTGCAGACGCACTCGATCAGACCGACTACAAACTGATCCAGCTCTGTGATGAGATTGAGCAGACCCAACTGATCAAAAGGTTCCATAAAAAAGCCATTCGCCCGGCAGATTACTTCACCAAGATCTTCGACAGCAAAGTCTACGACCTTATCCGTCCGAAAATTGAAGCGAGGTTATTGACCATTCTGGCGAAACTTGGCGACAAACCGCTCTTTCTGATGAGCAAGGATGGATATCCCGCCGATCAGGAACTGCAAATCGCTCCCCAACCGACAAGTATCCTCTTTCACTTCCGCAGAAACGAAACGGAAACCCGTTATTTCCCAACACTGAAATACGATGGTCACCGCATGGAGTTCATGTATAAGAATGCCGATGTGATCATCAATCAACAGGCTTGGCTCCTGCTCGAAAATACACTCTACCATTTCGATGAGGAATTGGAGGGCAAGAAATTGACACCGTTCCTGAACAAGAGATACATTTCTATCCCTCGGAATACAGAAAGGAAGTATTTCGAGACCTTTGTGACCAACTTGATTGAGAAGCACCACGTTTACGCGGAAGGGCTGGAGATCACCAATATAAAGGAACAGGCCGTTCCGCAGTTGCGCATCGTGTACAGCGGCGACCAAGAGGCACAGCTCCAACTGTGCTTTCAATACGGCGAGTATAATTTTCAAGCCGGTGCACACCACCCTGTAACGGTGCGGTATGTCCATGATGCCGAGCGGGATGCACATCAATTTTTCCGCATTAAGCGATCCCTGCAATGGGAAGAACAGAAGGCCAAAGCACTTGAAGCACTCGGCCTCCAAAAAGCGGATGCCCTATTTGGTTCGTATGCGCCTAAAATGGATCTATTCGGCCAAAGGGGTTCCAGTATCGAGTGGATCAACCAACATTTGCATGAATTGGAGGAAAACGGATTCCGTATTGTTCAAAATCCAAACGACAAGAAGTTCCTGATCGGCAAGACTTCCTTGGATATTGAAATCTCCGAGCAGAACGATTGGTTCGATATCAAAGCTGTCGTTCGATTTGGGGATTACGAAATTCCCTTCATCCAATTACGCCAACATATCCTGAACAGGATTCAGGAATTCGAGCTTCCGAATGGGGAGATTGCCATCATTCCACAGGAATGGTTCTCCCAATACGAACATCTCTTTCAATTTTCATCCCAGAAGGAGGAATTACGCCTGAACCGCAGCCATATCGGTTTGCTTCACGATATCTCCGAACATGCCCAAGTCAGTATGCAGCGGAAACTGAACCGTCTTGGTGAATTTGATGAGATCGTGGATACGGCAAGTCCGGAGGGATTCAAGGGGGCACTCCGCCCATATCAGAAAGCGGGATACAATTGGTTCCATTTCTTGCAAGAGTTCCATTTCGGCGGTCTACTTGCTGATGACATGGGACTGGGAAAAACCGTACAGACCCTTGCCCTGCTGCAGAAACAGAAAGAATCAACCAAGGGCACCGACCAACCCAAGACATCTCTATTGATCGTTCCGACTTCCCTGATCTTCAACTGGCAGAAGGAAGCGGAAAAATTCACGCCCAATCTACGGGTACTATTGCACACCGGAACGTACCGCAGCAAGGACAATTTTGCCTTCAGCCATTTTGATCTGGTCATTAC is a genomic window containing:
- a CDS encoding DEAD/DEAH box helicase gives rise to the protein MQQVDTNSSYRLVYSLGKHPYLGYLIEPHIVQLNQNGSYSLSYKRVFSNTVDQFADALDQTDYKLIQLCDEIEQTQLIKRFHKKAIRPADYFTKIFDSKVYDLIRPKIEARLLTILAKLGDKPLFLMSKDGYPADQELQIAPQPTSILFHFRRNETETRYFPTLKYDGHRMEFMYKNADVIINQQAWLLLENTLYHFDEELEGKKLTPFLNKRYISIPRNTERKYFETFVTNLIEKHHVYAEGLEITNIKEQAVPQLRIVYSGDQEAQLQLCFQYGEYNFQAGAHHPVTVRYVHDAERDAHQFFRIKRSLQWEEQKAKALEALGLQKADALFGSYAPKMDLFGQRGSSIEWINQHLHELEENGFRIVQNPNDKKFLIGKTSLDIEISEQNDWFDIKAVVRFGDYEIPFIQLRQHILNRIQEFELPNGEIAIIPQEWFSQYEHLFQFSSQKEELRLNRSHIGLLHDISEHAQVSMQRKLNRLGEFDEIVDTASPEGFKGALRPYQKAGYNWFHFLQEFHFGGLLADDMGLGKTVQTLALLQKQKESTKGTDQPKTSLLIVPTSLIFNWQKEAEKFTPNLRVLLHTGTYRSKDNFAFSHFDLVITTYGVARIDQEMLAAFYFNYIILDESQNIKNPRSKSFAAIKHIKGKNKLALSGTPVENSVADIWSQMSFVNPGLLGNYTYFQKEFVQAIEKKKDEDKAKRLQAIIKPFILRRTKSQVATELPPKSEQIFYCSMTEEQQEYYETVKSEYRNALMDGAFSGKASQIALLQGLTKLRQLANHPLMIDDHYADGSGKFDAAIETMDAILKEGNKVLIFSQFVRHLQIFRDYFIKHKVRYAYLDGATVDRNAAVKEFKENDDTQVFLISIKAGGVGLNLTEADYVFILDPWWNPAVEQQAIDRSHRIGQKKNVFIYKFISKDTIEEKILALQGMKKSIATTLINTEESFVKSLTKEDISELFS